A region of Clostridium acetobutylicum ATCC 824 DNA encodes the following proteins:
- a CDS encoding response regulator: MGEKVLIVDDAAFIRRTLKMMLEANGFEVVDEAENGIIGLAKYKEHNPSIVTMDITMDGMDGIEALKAILKYDPKAKVVMITAMGQESMVKRAIISGAKSFIVKPFKQEQLIETINKVLAV, from the coding sequence GTGGGAGAAAAAGTTCTAATTGTTGATGATGCAGCTTTTATAAGAAGGACGCTTAAAATGATGCTTGAAGCCAATGGTTTTGAAGTTGTTGATGAAGCTGAAAATGGGATTATTGGGCTTGCAAAATACAAAGAGCATAATCCGTCAATAGTCACTATGGATATTACTATGGATGGTATGGATGGAATTGAGGCTTTAAAAGCTATACTTAAATATGATCCAAAAGCAAAAGTTGTAATGATAACGGCTATGGGCCAGGAAAGTATGGTTAAGAGGGCTATAATAAGTGGAGCAAAATCATTTATTGTAAAACCTTTTAAACAAGAACAATTGATTGAAACTATTAATAAGGTGTTAGCTGTCTAA